A part of Haliotis asinina isolate JCU_RB_2024 chromosome 10, JCU_Hal_asi_v2, whole genome shotgun sequence genomic DNA contains:
- the LOC137298174 gene encoding uncharacterized protein isoform X2 — protein sequence MSSESAPSSRTLRSRDPWGDKKRPQRTQPLPRTVTSKDGMSSMMTSGENRGRFRSKLTDTLKLKLIAQHPRNANHKKTTPAKPVVPKPTVKKKTPPKPPVLVTQVKTDVTIPSVAPVNPVNGLSVVNNHHLPKSHTLYISNLPVDITKEQLEEHFRKTGGVKSTRIPKEKGTEKGRGYAYMEFKDRISHGIALRLHQTKLAGQRINVEFTPLAGKKKDKLKRRLQALARPKSSPEKT from the exons ATGTCGTCGGAATCTGCTCCCAGCAGTCGTACTTTGCGCAGTAGAGACCCCTGGGGAGACAAGAAGAGGCCACAGAGAACACAACCACTCC CAAGAACTGTGACCTCCAAAGATGGTATGAGCTCAATGATGACTTCAGGGGAAAATCGTGGTAGATTCCGATCCAAGTTGACAGACACACTGAAACTGAAACTAATAGCACAACATCCACGCAATGCAAACCATAAGAAAACAACACCAGCTAAGCCTGTTGTTCCAAAGCCAACTGTGAAGAAGAAAACTCCCCCTAAACCCCCTGTTTTGGTGACTCAGGTGAAAACTGATGTGACAATTCCAAGCGTGGCCCCAGTGAATCCTGTCAATGGATTGTCGGTTGTGAACAATCACCATTTACCCAAGTCTCACACACTTTACATTAGTAACCTACCTGTGGATATTACCAAGGAGCAACTTGAGGAACATTTCAGAAAAACTG GAGGTGTAAAGAGTACACGAATTCCAAAGGAGAAGGGAACGGAGAAGGGACGTGGCTATGCTTACATGGAGTTTAAGGACAGAATAAGCCATGGG ATTGCTCTTCGTCTACATCAGACCAAGTTAGCAGGTCAGAGAATCAATGTGGAGTTTACACCATTAGCAGGGAAGAAGAAAGATAAACTGAAGCGAAGACTGCAAGCTCTGGCTCGACCTAAATCATCACCTGAGAAAACATGA
- the LOC137298717 gene encoding uncharacterized protein — MAFGTGTSIVLGLREQRTTMLGYANLRIYLVGPGHVILLAASWVAEGCVAVMCYWCSGVGDDRECEIRPYAVRTGPVYLNCRANFCLSAKVIDAETGQVKSFARLCDNVPRGNLCIQDTKLITCYESCTSDLCNSGNPSPIHLPTVSYAGEEIPPLSYKGGYAPIQNYDRLGRPYKSHTFKGASNIRSGPRREMWLATKRQGFFSTQARNFPFIVTPTPPKAEDVERGSSKTKKLKLGMQKTAPGSSLEAVGENKKMILSKDLNTIQASTGPELSVNHITSNPGNKFVSVADQMRTTVSARKRSDFDVPSISLTEMAAAEKVFVADYSQEDVSEAKKDEKKVIDYSVSETEEQSEPSQEAKDYVASIDLSYGEIEHEEMLTKENIGRNHGLSLNHDKTKDDEIEKKEKNDARFLGEDDTEPLYEEEFEVDPFGEIGRGSDGVVIWPRSALEEELEREELREDEVPMSNMIVEEDREEGLIQTFRANTTKTTQDADKIAKAEAKVHEPKPKVNSTTKTDNVTLEEDTQRKKEGKTEAPRVTSSDVDHNKKSTQKEVSMALDNIVQQIKEIKTTGTKTETTKSALVTNATTTTSTKLSKPDYKETTTAGKRNITIPLTSSGTRQTTLPYIWREKSSESNDFNRNETDAPENGHRSTSAPIAKSTKHHRNVQLTDFLQLEASSMLPNTSMAVNKTLTSSNQTTMVHWGTNGHSKEDIFLDESLTENLKGFQEDLVEKTEAELTGSDAGMTARVSFLLQALILLVCFIVL; from the exons ATGGCGTTTGGCACAGGGACGTCGATTGTTCTTGGGCTCAGAGAACAGAGGACAACCATGTTGGGATATGCCAATCTACGGATATACTTAGT cgggcctggcCACGTGATCCTGTTGGCCGCCTCTTGGGTTGCTGAGG GCTGTGTGGCTGTGATGTGCTACTGGTGCAGCGGAGTGGGAGACGACAGGGAGTGTGAGATTCGCCCCTATGCAGTCCGTACCGGACCAGTCTACCTCAACTGCAGGGCCAACTTTTGTCTGTCTGCCAAGGTCATCGATGCAG AAACTGGTCAAGTGAAGTCGTTCGCCAGGCTTTGTGACAACGTTCCTCGAGGCAACCTCTGCATCCAGGACACCAAACTCATCACGTGCTACGAGTCATGCACAAGTGACCTCTGCAACAGCGGCAACCCCAGCCCCATCCATCTCCCTACCGTCAGCTACGCCGGGGAAGAAATCCCCCCACTCAGCTACAAGGGCGGATACGCCCCAATTCAAAACTACGACAGACTCGGAAGACCATACAAGAGTCACACATTTAAAGGAGCCAGCAATATCAGGTCCGGGCCGAGGCGAGAGATGTGGCTTGCAACGAAACGCCAAGGATTCTTCAGCACCCAGGCAAGAAATTTCCCCTTTATCGTTACCCCAACTCCTCCAAAGGCTGAAGATGTAGAAAGGGGAAGTTCCAAAACCAAGAAGCTGAAACTTGGCATGCAGAAAACAGCTCCTGGGTCAAGTCTGGAAGCAGTGggtgaaaacaaaaaaatgattttgagtAAAGACTTGAATACGATCCAAGCCAGCACCGGACCCGAGTTGTCCGTCAACCACATAACATCAAACCCTGGCAATAAATTCGTTTCTGTGGCAGACCAAATGAGGACAACTGTCTCTGCCCGGAAAAGGAGCGATTTTGACGTTCCAAGTATTTCTCTGACTGAGATGGCTGCTGCAGAAAAGGTATTCGTTGCGGATTACTCTCAAGAAGATGTGTCGGAGGCAAAGAAGGATGAGAAGAAGGTCATCGATTACAGTGTCAGTGAGACAGAGGAACAGAGCGAGCCCAGTCAGGAAGCCAAGGATTATGTTGCAAGTATTGACCTTTCTTATGGAGAAATTGAACATGAAGAGATGCTGACTAAAGAAAATATCGGAAGAAACCACGGTCTGAGCTTGAACCACGATAAAACCAAAGATGATGAGATTGAAAAGAAGGAAAAGAACGATGCCCGTTTCCTTGGCGAAGATGACACTGAACCGCTGTATGAAGAGGAGTTTGAGGTAGATCCCTTTGGCGAAATCGGACGCGGATCTGATGGAGTGGTGATTTGGCCCAGAAGTGCTCTTGAAGAAGAACTAGAGCGCGAGGAATTGAGAGAAGACGAAGTGCCAATGTCCAATATGATCGTAGAGGAAGACAGAGAAGAAGGCCTCATCCAAACCTTCAGGGCCAACACCACCAAGACCACCCAAGATGCTGATAAAATTGCTAAAGCAGAAGCTAAGGTTCATGAGCCAAAGCCTAAAGTTAATAGTACTACAAAAACTGATAATGTTACTTTGGAAGAAGATACTCAAAGAAAGAAGGAAGGCAAAACGGAGGCTCCTCGCGTTACTAGCTCTGATGTAGATCACAACAAGAAGAGTACCCAGAAGGAGGTTTCTATGGCTCTTGACAATATCGTACAACAGATTAAGGAGATAAAAACCACAGGAACAAAAACGGAAACAACTAAATCCGCACTTGTCACAAACGCAACGACCACCACGTCAACAAAATTGTCAAAACCTGACTATAAAGAAACAACGACTGCGGGGAAACGGAATATTACAATTCCCCTTACCAGCTCTGGAACTCGGCAAACCACCCTCCCGTACATCTGGCGCGAGAAGAGCTCCGAGAGTAACGACTTCAACCGGAATGAGACAGATGCTCCCGAAAACGGTCACAGAAGCACCAGTGCACCAATTGCCAAGAGCACCAAACACCACAGGAACGTACAACTCACGGACTTCCTTCAGCTTGAGGCCAGCTCCATGTTACCCAACACGTCGATGGCTGTCAACAAGACACTGACATCATCTAACCAGACCACTATGGTCCATTGGGGTACAAATGGTCACTCGAAGGAAGACATATTCCTGGATGAATCTCTCACGGAGAATTTGAAAGGGTTCCAGGAGGACCTTGTGGAAAAAACGGAAGCCGAACTAACCGGAAGTGATGCAGGGATGACGGCAAGGGTCAGCTTCTTGTTACAAGCATTAATCCTGCTTGTGTGTTTCATAGTACTTTGA
- the LOC137298174 gene encoding uncharacterized protein isoform X1 → MSSESAPSSRTLRSRDPWGDKKRPQRTQPLRKSTRTVTSKDGMSSMMTSGENRGRFRSKLTDTLKLKLIAQHPRNANHKKTTPAKPVVPKPTVKKKTPPKPPVLVTQVKTDVTIPSVAPVNPVNGLSVVNNHHLPKSHTLYISNLPVDITKEQLEEHFRKTGGVKSTRIPKEKGTEKGRGYAYMEFKDRISHGIALRLHQTKLAGQRINVEFTPLAGKKKDKLKRRLQALARPKSSPEKT, encoded by the exons ATGTCGTCGGAATCTGCTCCCAGCAGTCGTACTTTGCGCAGTAGAGACCCCTGGGGAGACAAGAAGAGGCCACAGAGAACACAACCACTCCGTAAAAGCA CAAGAACTGTGACCTCCAAAGATGGTATGAGCTCAATGATGACTTCAGGGGAAAATCGTGGTAGATTCCGATCCAAGTTGACAGACACACTGAAACTGAAACTAATAGCACAACATCCACGCAATGCAAACCATAAGAAAACAACACCAGCTAAGCCTGTTGTTCCAAAGCCAACTGTGAAGAAGAAAACTCCCCCTAAACCCCCTGTTTTGGTGACTCAGGTGAAAACTGATGTGACAATTCCAAGCGTGGCCCCAGTGAATCCTGTCAATGGATTGTCGGTTGTGAACAATCACCATTTACCCAAGTCTCACACACTTTACATTAGTAACCTACCTGTGGATATTACCAAGGAGCAACTTGAGGAACATTTCAGAAAAACTG GAGGTGTAAAGAGTACACGAATTCCAAAGGAGAAGGGAACGGAGAAGGGACGTGGCTATGCTTACATGGAGTTTAAGGACAGAATAAGCCATGGG ATTGCTCTTCGTCTACATCAGACCAAGTTAGCAGGTCAGAGAATCAATGTGGAGTTTACACCATTAGCAGGGAAGAAGAAAGATAAACTGAAGCGAAGACTGCAAGCTCTGGCTCGACCTAAATCATCACCTGAGAAAACATGA